Proteins encoded by one window of Lathyrus oleraceus cultivar Zhongwan6 chromosome 1, CAAS_Psat_ZW6_1.0, whole genome shotgun sequence:
- the LOC127106682 gene encoding uncharacterized protein LOC127106682, producing the protein MAYNHRPSTKTKRSLSSSSPSSTKRSKVSEDVSPTINPSPLVNESSEQKMRLSDLQETASLKAVDGDTENHKVSSPQCLESESGGITLKSKVLPPLARSKKSCTKSSPKTAWGRLISQSSENPHLPICEPVYIVGQCRQCNLWLKDPNDSNVLCKLSHIEHGGFALLEVIGSKGEVKVNGKIYGKKCRSILSGGDEVTFGFSGRQAYIFQQLHNNISTANIPPPVSILETQGAPIIGTQIEAKPGDPSAVAGASILASFSNFNEDLSLISSPANTYKNTQQKTDVSPLFSPDLDLSGRITKILKKKEIEGTP; encoded by the exons atggc GTACAATCACAGGCCAAGTACCAAAACCAAACGTTccctttcttcttcttctccttcaaGCACCAAACGATCCAAGGTATCTGAGGATGTTTCACCCACCATCAATCCCTCACCGCTGGTCAACGAATCTAGTGAACAGAAGATGCGGTTATCTGATCTACAAGAAACGGCGTCGTTGAAGGCTGTTGATGGTGACACTGAGAACCACAAGGTGTCTTCTCCTCAGTGTCTAGAATCAGAATCAGGTGGGATTACCTTGAAATCCAAGGTGTTGCCGCCGTTAGCTCGGTCGAAGAAAAGTTGCACAAAATCGAGTCCTAAGACTGCTTGGGGGAGGCTCATTTCTCAATCTTCTGAGAATCCTCACTTGCCCATATGCGAACCTGTCTACATTGTTGGTCAATGTCGTCAATGTAATTTATGGCTTAAAGATCCCAATGATAGTAATGTTTTGTGCAAATTGAGCCACATAGAGCATGGAGGTTTTGCATTGCTGGAAGTCATAGGGAGTAAAGGTGAAGTGAAAGTTAACGGAAAGATATATGGGAAGAAATGTCGTTCTATTTTAAGTGGAGGTGATGAAGTTACCTTTGGTTTTTCTGGCAGACAGGCTTATATATTTCAGCAGCTCCATAATAATATCTCTACTGCCAATATACCGCCTCCTGTGAGCATTTTAGAAACCCAGGGTGCTCCAATAATTGGAACGCAAATTGAAGCTAAACCTGGAGATCCGTCGGCTGTTGCTGGGGCTTCAATATTGGCCTCTTTTTCTAATTTTAATGAAGATTTATCTCTCATTTCATCCCCTGCTAACACCTACAAGAACACCCAGCAGAAGACTGATGTTTCACCATTATTCTCTCCTGATTTAGATTTAAGTGGCAGGATTACTAAGatattgaaaaaaaaagaaattgaAGGAACGCCTTAG